One Cyprinus carpio isolate SPL01 unplaced genomic scaffold, ASM1834038v1 S000000867, whole genome shotgun sequence DNA window includes the following coding sequences:
- the LOC122143120 gene encoding uncharacterized protein LOC122143120, protein MYLISKELQSNVLKNLYRLLGHRPVRREIVNDSVPLPADWSSFMALEENKADLAQLLSKHLIEYSPEYEPVVVVSGGFAEVTTVKSSDPELEISSLSADHEEADTRLILHCIQAPMDTIVVSVNDTDVLLLLLVHHDRIGCTHLYMKAGTSKDPKYFPVHDIRKLLSDDQVDTLLAFHAITGCDSVSQFKQHHTNLTGLGKGPLTEDIVNSTEKFICKMYGVPEVDTCNKARVKLFCKGRPQVPPTSDAVKFHIMRSHYQATIWNQAHLPHPDLPPVDEMGWMHKEGQLVPQLMSLPPMPKACREFTSCGCTKGCLSQCCSCRKSRMECIDACNCRKPDNTYQNKIQGK, encoded by the exons ATGTACTTAATTTCAAAAGAGTTGCaatcaaatgttttgaagaatttatATAGACTACTAGGCCACCGACCAGTACGCAGAGAGATCGTGAATGACTCTGTTCCACTTCCAGCAGACTGGTCGAGCTTCATGGCATTGGAAGAGAACAAAGCAGATCTCGCTCAACTACTCTCAAAACATCTGATAGAATACAGCCCAGAATATGAGCCAGTGGTTGTAGTATCAGGTGGGTTTGCTGAAGTGACTACTGTCAAGTCATCAGATCCAGAACTTGAAATCTCCTCTCTGAGTGCTGACCATGAGGAGGCTGATACACGACTGATTTTGCACTGCATCCAGGCTCCTATGGACACAATAGTGGTGTCAGTGAATGACACAGATGTGCTTCTTCTACTTCTAGTACATCATGACAGAATTGGATGTACCCATCTCTACATGAAAGCTGGGACATCAAAGGATCCAAAGTATTTTCCAGTACATGACATTCGCAAGTTACTCTCTGATGATCAAGTGGACACACTCCTTGCCTTCCATGCCATCACTGGCTGTGACAGTGTGTCTCAGTTCAAGCAACATCACACCAATCTTACTGGTCTTGGGAAGGGCCCTCTCACAGAAGATATTGTGAATTCAACAGAGAAATTCATCTGTAAGATGTATGGTGTGCCCGAGGTTGATACATGCAACAAAGCAAGAGTGAAGTTGTTTTGCAAAGGTCGTCCACAAGTGCCTCCAACCTCAGATGCAGTAAAGTTCCATATCATGCGTTCACACTATCAAGCGACAATCTGGAACCAAGCTCACCTGCCACATCCTGATCTTCCTCCAGTGGATGAAATGGGATGGATGCACAAGGAAGGTCAATTAGTGCCACAGCTAATGTCTCTGCCACCTATGCCTAAAGCCTGCAGGGAGTTCACTTCATGTGGGTGTACCAAGGGATGCCTCAGCCAATGCTGCAGCTGCAG AAAGAGTCGCATGGAATGTATAGATGCATGTAACTGCAGGAAACCTGACAACACTTACCAGAACAAAATACAAGGTAAGTAA